A genomic window from Solanum dulcamara chromosome 11, daSolDulc1.2, whole genome shotgun sequence includes:
- the LOC129873827 gene encoding heterogeneous nuclear ribonucleoprotein 1: MDEPNGAVNGVKIKLEEEETNEDLRTTSDHQNDDDAGASQPLTGDGASPGKIFIGGLARETTSAQFVKHFGKYGEIIDSVIMKERRTGQPRGFGFVTYADPSVVDKVIEDDHVINGKQVEIKRTIPRGGGSSSKDFKTKKIFVGGIPTTISEDEFRDFFLKFGEVKEHQIMRDHSTSRSRGFGFITFDTEKSVEDILANGNRLDFAGTQVEIKKAEPKRPNAPQPAPFRRQGHSRAAYGGGFSDSYGGYGDSGFGAGPYRSGGGPYGGRSSAFGGYSGAGMGGYGAYGGSGAYGGGFREEASFGYSSRYGGGAFGRGYDVGGGYGGPAEGYGGYAAGGEYGSGYGAAGLGSGYGGDATGGSMYGSSRGSYGGAGSGRYHPYGR; the protein is encoded by the exons ATGGACGAACCAAATGGGGCTGTAAATGGTGTTAAAATCAAGCTGGAGGAAGAAGAAACTAACGAAGACCTAAGAACTACTTCCGACCATCAAAACGACGACGACGCCGGCGCTTCTCAGCCTCTTACCGGGGATGGTGCCAGTCCTGG AAAGATTTTTATTGGGGGCTTGGCTAGAGAGACAACTTCAG CGCAATTTGTCAAGCACTTTGGTAAATATGGTGAAATCATTGATTCTGTGATTATGAAGGAAAGGCGAACAGGACAGCCACGTGGGTTTGGTTTTGTGACTTATGCTGACCCCTCCGTTGTGGATAAAGTCATCGAGGATGACCATGTTATAAATGGAAAGCAA GTGGAAATCAAGCGAACCATACCTAGAGGAGGAGGTTCCAGCTCAAAAGATTTCAAGACAAAGAAGATTTTTGTGGGTGGCATCCCAACAACAATTAGTGAAG ATGAGTTCCGAGACTTCTTTTTAAAGTTTGGAGAGGTGAAAGAGCACCAAATCATGCGCGATCATTCTACTAGTCGTTCTCGTGGCTTTGGATTCATTACTTTTGACACAGAAAAATCGGTTGAGGATATCTTGGCTAATGGAAACAGGCTTGATTTTGCTGGAACGCAG GTGGAAATCAAGAAGGCTGAGCCTAAGAGACCTAATGCACCACAACCAGCCCCATTCAGGCGCCAAGGTCATTCGAGAGCTGCATATGGTGGTGGATTTTCAGATTCTTATGGTGGATATGGAGACTCTGGTTTTGGTGCTGGTCCTTATAGGTCTGGTGGCGGCCCCTATGGTGGCAGATCCAGTGCATTTGGTGGATATAGTGGAGCCGGAATGGGTGGATATGGAGCATATGGTGGCAGTGGTGCTTATGGAGGAGGCTTCAGGGAGGAGGCTTCTTTTGGGTATTCTAGCCGTTATGGTGGTGGAGCCTTTGGTAGAGGCTACGATGTTGGTGGTGGGTATGGAGGACCAGCTGAAGGCTATGGAGGATATGCTGCTGGTGGTGAATATGGCAGTGGATATGGTGCTGCTGGTCTTGGCAGTGGGTATGGAGGAGATGCTACCGGAGGTTCAATGTATGGAAGTAGTAGGGGAAGCTATGGTGGTGCTGGTTCCGGCAGATATCACCCTTATGGGAGATAG